The nucleotide window CAAGCTAAGGCTTGTGTGCTAGTAGGACAAATAAAAGTGACACACATCCTCATGGAAGTCAGGAAGAGCAGCGATCATTCAGAGAGCTTTGCAGCAGAagtagaaaaagacaaaaacaacatctACAAACACCAAAGAGGCAGCTGGTAAGGACTGggactctaaaataaaaaagcttctgGAAATGGACTTTTTGTTTGGTTCTTGTGGATATTATTGAGATAAGGAGATTATGTGGTTTTTTCAGCTACTGTTAATAAAGGCTCAGAAATTTCCAACTCCGTAGCAAACCAACGAATGTGATGAAGTGAAATGTCACCGTGGAGGACCATTTGAACActagaaataaaatatgtagAATGGAACCTGCCTGCTTCTTTGAGTGAAATCCTGCTCATCTTTGGGTGGACGTCTCTTATCTGTTTCAAGTGGGGAGATTGTAAAAGCAGATAGAACgtaacaaacattttctctctaggCCTCACTGAGCGCTCCATGACCTTGATGTTTCGTGCGGGTCACCTGTGTGTCAAGTCTCTGACCATTTTTCAGCCTCAGAAGACCCATAACCACCATAAGGATAGTTGGGACCAAAATGCCCACATTTTCTCAGTCTAAGCTAAAGAAGATGGATGTGAAGATGGATGATGGCCTGTCGACTAAAGAGTTTCTGGAAAATGTTTGGATAAACGTTGATGTTTGACTTTAAAGAATGAATCTAATGGAGTTCAACCTGATGTCATCGCCCACATTAGAATATTTAAAGTTCTGAATGTTGAAGTTCTAGTTTTCGTCAGTGAATTAGTGTTCTTTTGTTCTGACTTTCATTTCAAACAAATGGGAATCTTTGGTTTTTCAGGTTGGATTTTGATTGAATTAGGTTATTCATAAGCagatatttgaatgttttcatcCATCAGCTTCCCAGACTGAAGAAACAACATGGACACGTGCGCTCTGTTCTCTCCTGATGATCGTTTGTCCTGGGTCGACCTTGGTTTCTGGTGTTTTGAGACCGTCTCGTCCATCAGGAGTCTTCACTGAGAACCACGTTGAAGTTCTCAGAAGATCCCGTCGCCTGTTCTGTCATGGATCAGTATTAACTCAGTTAATTGATTTTCTGCTCTTTCCTAGTGAAGGTAGGTCTCCTGTCCATCGATGCTCAACTTCCCTTCAAAAATGAGGATTATGGGAAATATTCTCAAGTGTAATCTGTTACATATTATATTTTAGATATTAATGGAAGACTTTGGAGCCATCTCCTCTTATttcacatatatttattttttaacagttttggacttaaagaaatgttttcaccCAAATCTGCTtctatgactgtttttattGCTCTGActgagaaaagtttttaaatttacacCAAAAATGTTCAGCCTTTCTCCACTtggtcatcatcatcatcatcatcatcctgaAGATCTGACAGGAAGCTTCAACCACAGAGGagctttcagagaaaaaaaagagtgttaGGCGGTGAGTGATGGATCTGATTTTGTTacctgaatatttttttaagctcaaatttgtgttttttttttttttttttttttttttttacattaagaaGTTTGTCGTTTTCATGGAGCTGACTGAGGTTTCATGTCCAAAATCTGATCGTTTGGAGCCAgaataacattttcttcttcatattTTGATACAAGTTGGTTCCTTTTGGACAGTTTTCATGATAAAACTGAGGTATTATTAGTTTACaccatgggtgcccaaagtggggccaAATTTGCCCCccccaaaggttatcttttggctAACCAAGTCAtgggtgtgtgttttttttttttatttttttttttaacctgttatCCGTTTCCTGTTGAttctctatggtgttccaaaactctatggctgtaatatacttttagCCTCCGGGTGTTGCTGTTAGCACTTTTTTGCCTGGTCCTATGGGTGAAACTACCCCCAAGTGAGTCGGTCCtgagctttttttgtgttagaaattcacAAGCCTTCAATCACTTCTGATGCTTTTCAGTTAGCCAAGATGGAGCGTCAACGTCAAACAGATAGTCCaaagaccagctccacgtctctcattatgATCCCagttaatgttttcatttaaagatgTCCAGTGAGGTCTTGCTGTTaaagttccatccatccattttccgaaccactttgtccctttcgggatcgcggggttgccggagcctatcccggctgctgatgggcgaaggcggggtaaaACCCACGCATTCAggtagaacatgcaaactccacacagaaaggtcccagccgggattcgagccggggccttctcgctgtgaggcaagagcgctaaccactgcgccaccgtgcagccccgctgttaaagtttcaaagacaaatcTCCCTTTTTATTCCTACTAATGTGcgttaccttaatgaatacagaatcaaataaatacattcaatcattttctttattttcccctttcatttcatgacatccaaaaataataattgtattttgcCTGCAGACTGGGATCCtgttagattttggccctttgagccCTTTAAAAACTCTCTTAACTTCATTAGAGACTTTTACAAACTAGAATAActttttctcttgtttcttCCTGACTGTGCATCCCTGGAAAGACTCAACAGCGCCATCTGCTGCTGAACAACCATGGACTCTAACTTGGAGGTAAACGGTGTCACATGACCTTCGGTCTGACTTATCTGGCAGCAGATGTTTCCAGTTCTGTTCTTCATTTCAGATGAGAACGAACTCCTCGATGGACGCTCCGGACTCCTTTAACGTCTCGCTTCATCCACCATGTAGGATCTCGCTCCTCATCCCCTACGTCTTCGAAGGCTTCATGTTCACCAACTccatcctcttcctcccccTGTGCTCCCTCGTCATCTTCGTGGGCTGCCAGCGGTGGAGGAAGCGGCACCACGCCTCCTCAGAAGCCACGCATCCCTTGGACATCTTTTGCTACCACATGGTTGCCATGGACACCATGGGGTCCCTGGCCGGTGCCTGTCTGTGCATTGGTTTTAACATCAGTGACCTCCACAGCTTCATGGTTGGCTCCTGGAGTATGTTTTACATCCTTTCCTGTGGGAAGATTCAGTTCCTCATGTTGACCTGTGTTGAGTTCTACCTGGCTGTCGTCCACCCGGTCCTCTACCGGAGTCTGAGGAGTCCGTCTGGGGTCCGGATCAGGAACTTCTGCGTGGCGTGGGTTTGGTTCCTGTGTGCTCTGTGTGGAGTCATCAGCAGTTTTTCTGACCTGTCTATGATCCAGAATCTGTTCTTCTTCCTGGTTGGATTTGTGCTAGCTGTTGTGTTGTTCTGCTGCCTGTCGGTTCTCTGGACCCTCAGACACCAGAAGGTCAAGGATAGGGTGGACCCGTCAAAGAAGAAGGCGTTCCTCAGCATTGTCTTCATACTGATGGTGATCTGGCTGTGCCTGATCGCCCTGTTGGTTTTTCAGGTTCTGGA belongs to Oryzias melastigma strain HK-1 linkage group LG18, ASM292280v2, whole genome shotgun sequence and includes:
- the LOC112156247 gene encoding uncharacterized protein LOC112156247, with product MDSNLEMRTNSSMDAPDSFNVSLHPPCRISLLIPYVFEGFMFTNSILFLPLCSLVIFVGCQRWRKRHHASSEATHPLDIFCYHMVAMDTMGSLAGACLCIGFNISDLHSFMVGSWSMFYILSCGKIQFLMLTCVEFYLAVVHPVLYRSLRSPSGVRIRNFCVAWVWFLCALCGVISSFSDLSMIQNLFFFLVGFVLAVVLFCCLSVLWTLRHQKVKDRVDPSKKKAFLSIVFILMVIWLCLIALLVFQVLDVSFNTNNLCVSTSFMYFFTLPCSLVLPLLFLQRAKELPKLSLGRRCQTLKLCLS